CACGGCGTCTGCAGGTCGAAGCTCAGTCCGGCCCCGGCCAGCAGCGCATAACCGTTGCGCCACTTTTGATCGCGCATCGAGCCAGGCGCGGCGAAGCCGGGACGATGCTCCCCGCGAGCAATGGCCTTGGGCTTGTGCCGGACGCTGCGGACCAGAGGCAGGTTGCGATAGGCCGTGACGAGCTCACCGACATCCTCGCGGTCGAGCCAGATCTGGCCGATCGCCGCGCTCGGCAGGCTGTGCTCGCGAGCGACATCGCTGGCCCAGCGCATCTCGCCGACGGGATCGCGCGGGTCCCATTCGCCTTCCATCAGCACGCTGCCGACGACGAGATGGCCCTCGGTGACGCGGCGATAATCGGCCGGCATGAAGTCGCGCTTGATCGCGCTGTAGTCGCCATAGCGAAAGGCGACTGTGTGGTCGCTCAGCCAGGGGTGATAATTGCGTGCGAGGTCGAAGAAATGGTGGTGGGCGTCGATGATCGGCAGATCGTCATCGACGCCGGAGGCGAGGAAGCGGGCGCGCTGGTCGGAACTCGCAACCATGGTTCAGCTCCGCAGCAGCGGAAGGCTGACGTGATTCAAGCTGTGCCCGGCCGGTCCGGTGCTCGCGCCCGTCATCCCTG
This sequence is a window from Bosea vestrisii. Protein-coding genes within it:
- a CDS encoding amidohydrolase family protein produces the protein MVASSDQRARFLASGVDDDLPIIDAHHHFFDLARNYHPWLSDHTVAFRYGDYSAIKRDFMPADYRRVTEGHLVVGSVLMEGEWDPRDPVGEMRWASDVAREHSLPSAAIGQIWLDREDVGELVTAYRNLPLVRSVRHKPKAIARGEHRPGFAAPGSMRDQKWRNGYALLAGAGLSFDLQTPWWHLDEAAELARDFPATTIILNHAGLPADRSAEGLSAWRIALDRLAREPNVVAKISGIGMPGQDWTLDLQAPVIVGVIEAFGAERCAFASNFPVDSLCASFGTIFDVFKAAVHERPAAERLALFHDNAARWYGLAAEETAS